Proteins from a genomic interval of Alosa alosa isolate M-15738 ecotype Scorff River chromosome 8, AALO_Geno_1.1, whole genome shotgun sequence:
- the LOC125298897 gene encoding uncharacterized protein LOC125298897, giving the protein MRSSSAQTSTGLFSFEGCDTEMCTKIHNDYVKTFREAAEQSNDILTETNPPLSAAGEEGSHIETKGLMHDPVDMSGLLKYPGDQERVDTPQLLPAPEAVTSTPTYQHEDIAASNESKDALEHLERADIGTKVEIMETSGLLSNEAEPYSEAILDADIHSEMKAHAMKLEVTEPSPATEQLESHQENTEMHLQHAVNCTLVKTEDVLKLSETNDAAKASALLEAEVSTLLSLGARLSSPVLRDHKKCLQLNTEAAPLCIGNNMRHTDTGLDAPEDVPLNNTPKETNALSGCLKDCTQQNSRVVTSEVSSLEGTSSQHKTGIRDGKILKSQDAAKKATHSGSKISAEVKAPAILSLSTLSQLLHSASQKLLYGNLKQSNKYLSQEEFEDRLKEFKTATPDSKCDMMEEGLLPDSWHPSAVPIHEQYCEMVYETHNFGDSNKPQMNGKHEDQGKTGQPLAQT; this is encoded by the exons TCCAACGATATTCTCACTGAGACAAATCCTCCACTGAGCGCAGCTGGAGAGGAAGGGAGCCACATAGAGACAAAGGGTTTGATGCATGACCCTGTGGATATGTCTGGGCTACTGAAGTACCCGGGCGATCAAGAGAGAGTGGATACACCACAGCTTTTGCCTGCTCCTGAAGCAGTCACATCTACT CCAACCTATCAGCATGAAGACATTGCCGCTTCTAATGAAAGTAAAGATGCTCTTGAGCATCTTGAGAGAGCTGACATTGGCACCAAAGTTGAGATTATGGAGACATCTGGACTGCTTTCAAATGAAGCTGAACCATATTCAGAAGCCATACTG GATGCTGACATACATAGTGAGATGAAAGCCCATGCAATGAAACTGGAGGTCACAGAGCCGTCCCCCGCCACAGAGCAACTGGAGTCTCACCAGGAGAACACCGAGATGCACTTGCAGCATGCAGTTAACTGCACTTTGGTCAAAACTGAAGATGTTCTTAAACTCTCTGAGACCAATGACGCTGCCAAGGCATCTGCTCTTTTGGAGGCGGAGGTCTCCACACTGCTGTCACTTGGTGCAAGACTGTCCTCTCCAGTCCTCCGG GATCATAAGAAATGTCTACAGCTAAATACAGAGGCTGCTCCGTTATGTATTGGGAATAACATGCGCCATACTGACACTGGCCTTGATGCTCCTGAGGATGTTCCTTTGAATAACACACCAAAGGAGACAAATGCACTGTCTGGTTGCCTTAAGGACTGTACTCAACAGAACAGCAGGGTTGTGACCTCAG AAGTGTCTTCATTGGAGGGCACTTCCTCTCAGCATAAGACAGGCATTCGTGATGGCAAGATTCTGAAGAGCCAAGATGCTGCTAAAAAG GCCACACATTCAGGCAGTAAAATAAGTGCAGAAGTAAAAGCCCCTGCTATCCTATCCCTGTCAACTCTCAGCCAACTCCTACACAGTGCCTCACAAAAACTGCTGTATGGGAACCTCAAACAGAGTAATAAGTATTTAAGCCAGGAGGAGTTTGAGGATCGTCTCAAGGAGTTCAAGACTGCTACACCTGATAGCAAATGTGACATGATGGAGGAAGGCTTGCTACCTGATTCTTGGCATCCATCAGCTGTACCG ATCCACGAACAATACTGTGAAATGGTGTATGAGACTCATAATTTTGGAGACTCCAATAAACCTCAG ATGAATGGTAAACATGAGGATCAGGGAAAAACTGGACAGCCACTGGCACAGACATAA